Part of the Strigops habroptila isolate Jane chromosome 22, bStrHab1.2.pri, whole genome shotgun sequence genome, TTGTTGTGAGATTGGTGTCACCAGCGCTGGTGactgggctggggagggagaaatgAGGTTATGGGAGAAGCCGGCGCCgcagcagagggatggggacacggAGGAGATGGGGTCACCATGGGTGCCCATCCCAGCGTCCCGGAGGATGCTGTGTTGGGGGGCACGGCCAAGGGGACCCGCTGCTGTTgggagggggtggggagggaggaggggaaccAATCTCCTCCTCATTTGTTTTgataattttgccttttaaaacatgaaaataactGGAGCATCCTTTCCCCGGAGAGATTCCCAACCACCGGCTCCGGGAGCGGAGAGGGAGGCACCGAGCAGCCCCCACCAGCAGCCtagggggaaactgaggcatggcGCAGCCATGGGGGGGTCCATGCGTGGGTTTGGGGGTCTCCCAAAGTGCCCCCCATGCCTGGTTCTCCCCCTTTCAGTGTGGGTTTGGGGTAAAACAGCCCCGGTTCTGCCATCGCAGCGGGGGTCAAAGGCTGATCCCCCCCCGGGATGGTGCTGGGGGGACCAGGCTGGATGCGGCCCCGTCCTGGTGCCTCCCAAGCACCCGCTGGGCGCTCGCCAACGATGCGCTGGCGTCATATGATGGTGTTGAAATACTTTCCGTTCCCGCCGGGATGGGGAGGAcccaggagcagagccagggccGAGGGTCCGGAGGCAgcgggatggggatggagacagggatggggacaacCAGCCATGGAGGATGCTGGCACAGTGGGGATGCTGCCAGCTCCCCGCACAACATGGAGCAGCGGCTGCGGGATTTAATTAATGAGGAATTAAAGGATAGGAATATTCAATTAATGTCAATCAGAGCGGGATTATGGGAGAGAGATTTTGGTCAAATGGGGCCGATGCTTTTGTGATGAGGATGCGCCAGGGGCTGCTGATGAAGCCGGGGGGATAACGGAGCTTTGACCCCCCAATGGTGTGGCCGGGATGGGGATGGATCCCCAGCTGCTGGTACCCTCGGCATCACCATTCCAGGGCTTCCCATTTGCCCCCCACCATCCAGCTCCGTTCACGTTCGAAAGccaagagggaagagaagaagatAGAAGAGGGCATTGAGTGACTCCGAACAAGGAGCGGAAGCGGCTCCTGCTGCCAAGCTGCTTCCCGAGCGCCCGGCTCGGCCCGTTCCCGCCCGGTGCTGTCGTGCCGGGATAACCGCAGTGAAGGAGCTTCATAAATCGGCGATGGCAGCGGGGACCTTCTCCAGCAAATACCCATTTACTGCTGGGAGCGCGGGGCTGGCTCCTGCCGGGACCAGGAATGCTGTGGGAGATGGTGGGGGGAACCCCCGAGGCGAGGATCCCACTGGGAAGCCTTATCCCAGCCCTGCTCCGCATCCCTGTGCTCAGAGTGGGGTGCAGCAGGGCGGGGGGTCCCAGCCCCTCACCAGCCccccacatccctgccctgAGATGTCACCAGCTTTAGCTGAAAGCCCCAAATTGCCAGAGCCTAAAATAGCCCCGACACGGGGAGCGGGGAGAGCACCGAGATGTGCCAGAGATAATCACATCTCCACCGGCACATCCCGCCGGCGGCGAGGAGCGGCACCGCTCTGCCAGCACCGGCCAGGATGGGACCCGCAGCGGCTGCATCCCCATTCCTGGTGGGATCCATCATGTCCCATGGTGCTGCCGGTGggtgctgccccatccctgcctcgGTTTCCCCATCACCAGCTCCTGGTGGAATCCAGCGATTGGTGCTTGTTAGCCTGGGTTGGGTGAGGAGCAGattggggtgctggggctgtgacAGTGGAACAGGGACAGCGATGGTGACGGGGACAGTGATGCCACATCCATGGCCTCATCCTCGCCATCCCTCCCATCCCACTCTGCCGGGCAGAGCCACGAGGAAGCCAAATCACCAAATCCTCTTTTCTCTCCCGCAGAATAAAGCCAGTGGAGgggttatttttccccttcccgTCTCTTCCCCCCCTCCAGTATAAATAGAAGGGAACAACttgggcagagggaaggggaaaagcttCCATTGAAAAGAGcgagaggaggaagggaggaggagggagggagataaaataataataaactaaGCAAAGCCTCTAGTGCGGAGATTTGGCTCCATCTGAGAGCTGTCAGCGCGCATCCAGGGCTCGGCTTTGAACCCGGCCTTAATAGCggcaggagagggagggagcGAGCGAGGCGGGAGCAGCCGCCCCGGGGCTCCGTCAGCCCCGCGCCTGGGAAATGGAGGGAGACAGGGCTGGGATGCGGCTCCCGCGCCCCTGCGCCCGCGGACACGTGTGGGGCAAGTGTGGGGCATGTGTGGGGCACGCGTGGGCCCGCCCCGGGCACCCAGAGCCCCACGGGGACCCCACACGGGCACAGTCCCCTGCACACAGGCATGTTCTCGTGCACATGTGGATGTGTTTCCATGCACACATGTGGATTTCCACACACGTGTGCGTGTTCCCATGCACACAGGCACGTTCCCAGGCACATAGGCGTGTTCTTGTGTGCACACACCTGTGTTCCCATGCACACAGGTACATGGTCCCATGCACAATCCATGCACACGTGCACATTCTCATGCACACAAGCACATGCTCCCGTGCATTCCCATGCACACAGATGCATTCCCATGCACATTCTCATGCTCACCTCCACAACCCATCCACATGTTCCCATGCACGCACACACGTGTACCCACGCACATGCTTGATAAGAGCCCAAAGCCACTGTGACACAACCCCCGCCTTCCGTGGTGCCAGGGCTGAGGCATGGTGACAGGGGGGTAATGGTGACAGGGGGGTAATGGTGATGGGGGGACACATGGTGACGGGGGGGGACACTCTTTGCCTTTTAagcctgcagccctggggaagCGCCCGTCTCTCCCGTGCCATGTCAAGGCCCCACAACAAGGAATTCTCGGCTCTGGCTGTGCCGCGGCCTCCCCCGCACCCGCTGGCCCTGGATCCAGACTAAACATTCCCATTCCCAGCAGGatgagcggggggggggggggtatttGAGGGGGAGGAACACTCAAAGCCCCCCACCCGGTCCCCTGAGGCACCCAAAAAGCCCCTTCGAGGAGCAGAGGGTGCAAGGTGCACCCCAAAAAACAGCTAGTGACCAAGCACCTCGGCTGGCACCCAAAGGGGTGACACTGGCACCCAAGGGGGTGAAACCGGCACCCGCTGACCCCTGCCCTGAGGATCTGGGGTGCAGAAGGGTCCCGTTGATGGGTGTTTTGGTGCTGGACATGGGGGTTGCATCCCCTCTGCATCGGGTGGGTATCACGGAGCATCCTCATCCTGCCTGGGAAGAGGAGCTGCttcccagggagctgcagcctcaATCCCTGCAGCTCGCGGTTATCCAGTGCCGGGATtagcagccaggctggggctgggcaggggcaggaTGCTCTACACCAGGGATGCTGGCACGGCTGGAAGAGGGCAGAGCATCCAGGTCCTCGCTGCCGGTCACTGTCACCTTCATCTGCTGAGAACACCACccacatcccatcccatcccatcccgtGCCAATGCCAGGCCATGCAGGCAGAGGGCTGCGGGTCCCCCCCCGTGCtgtctgctcctcctgctccctcttccCACTCTGATCTTCCCTCACTCCCACCTCTCTCCAGGCATCTTCCACCTTGATCTCCGCTCTGCgctttattcccccccccccccccaggctccccccatccctgctccatccctcccctccttcccccgcCTCTCCCACTCTCTCCTTCCCGTtacctccctccctgcctgtgtcCCTGCTCTGTCTCCCTTCCTGGTACCTCAACCCAGGGATCCTGGGGTGCCTGGACTGGGGGTACCCCATCCCTGGGTACCTCATTCCAGGGATCGAGGGATGCCCCATCCTGCGGATCCTGGAATACCAAGTCCTGAGGATGCTGGGGTACCCCATCCTGGGGATCCTGGGATGCCTGACTTGGGGGTACCCCATCCCAGGGATCTTGAGTACCATGTCTCAGCAATCCCAGGGTTACCAGGCCCCAGGAATACTGGGGTACCCCATCCCAGGGATGCTGGGTATCATGTGCCAGCAATCCCGGGGTACCCCATCCTCGGGTGCCCCATCCTGGGGTTCTGGGGGTgcctgccagcacagcctggcaccTGCAGATACCACACATGGATCTTGGGGCGTTTCCAGCTCCAGACCCCATGGATTGGCTTATCCCAGCCCATGCCAGCACCGTTGTGCCATGCCATGCCTTGCCAGGCCCAACCCGgccatgcagcagctctgttacCCACAGCCCGCTCATCCCAAGGGATTTCTGCCTCCCCCAATCCCGCTCCACAGCGGAAATCATTTGgatattttaggaaaaagccttttcagGGAGAACCCCCCCGGGACGAGGCGGCTTCTCCCTGCGATGCCCCATTCCCgctgcccatccctgccccagggccccccccccgccgtgtCCCGCTCGATCCGCACTGGCCGCGTGATGGGGCACCGGGATCAATCCCAACCGCGGCACAAGCCCCAGCAGAGACCTCCCTTGGGAATGGTGCCGGAGCCGGCGGCATGACGGAGCACCGGGCGTGCGGCGCACCCCGAGCCCCGGCTGAGCCCCCGCCTCTGCCCGCAGCGGTGCAGACGCGGTTCGTGGAGGAGCCGGAGGACCAGACGGTGGTGGCCGGGCAGAGGATCGTCCTCTCCTGTGTGGTGCTCAACTACTCCGGGATCGTGCAATGGACCAAAGACGGCCTCGCCCTGGGCATGGGGCAGGGGCTCAAAGGTACCCGTGGGGCAGCCCTGGGGGTGTCACTGTGCAGGGAAGGGGTTGTCACCGCATGGGCAGCTCTCACTGGGCATTGCGTCtcctgcagcattcccagctccctgtgcaGCGTTCCCGGCTGCGGTGGGGCACATGGAATGGGCACTGTGTGGGGATGGGTACCCatgctctgctccttcctggaTGCATTGGGGTTCCTGCATGCATTGGGGTCCTGGCACAAACTGGGGTCCCTGCATGCACTGGGGTCCCTTCGGGCACTGCAGTCCCTGCACACACTGGGGTCCCTGCACACATGGGGGTCCCTGCAGGCACTGGGGTCCCTGCACACATTGGGGTCCCTTGCATGCATTGGGGTCCCCACAGGCGCTGGGGTCCCTGCACACACTGGGGTCCCTGCAGGCATTGGAGTCCCTGCAGGCAGTGGGGTCCCTGCGGGCACTGGGGTCCCAGTGGGCACTGGGGTCCCTGCATGCCCTGGGGTCTCTGCATGCACTGAGCATCCCACGTTCACCAGAGACACCCCATGCACCAGAGACCCCACGTTCACCAGGGACCCCCATATCCCCACTGGCTGCCCCTGTCCCCACTGGGGCTGGCACCgggcacaggcagggacccTCCTGCAAGCCGGcagcccccagctctgcccaggctgGACCCAAGGGGGccggagctgctgctccatgaACAGGGGGTGGAAAAGGGGGCTGTGGAGCATGTCCCAGACCCCGGAGCGCTGCGTGACCCGTCGCCCTGCGCTGTCCCGCAGCCTGGCCGCGTTACCGCATCGTGGGCACGGCGGACTCGGGGCAGTACAACCTGGAGATCAGCGATGCCGAGCTCTCCGATGACGCCGTGTACGAGTGCCAGGCCACCGAGGCGGCGCTGCGCTCCCGCCGCGCCAAGCTCACCGTGCTCAGTAAGCCACAGCCCCCGAACGGGTCACCGCCGTGCCCCATGGCCCCCATTGTACCTCAGGGCCCCCCCATACCCCATGGCCCTAGTTGTACCCCATGGCCCACATTATACCCCATGTGCCCCCCATACTCCATGTTGCCCCCATACCCCATGTCCCCCATTGTacccatatcccccccataccccatgtccccccatcccccatgtcccccccatcccccatGTTCCCACcatcccccatgtccccccatacCCCATGTCCCTCATTGTACCCCATGTCACCCcatcccccatgtccccccatcccccatgtcccccactGTACCCCGTGTCCCCCCCATACTCTATGTCCCAACcatcccccatgtccccaccaTGCCCCAAGCCCCCCCGTGTCCCAAGGCCATGCAGGCAGCGGTGTGGGAAGCGCTGGCCCTGCCTgtgcctcccctcccctccggCAGCCTCCGGTGCCCTTATCTTTAAAGCCTCCTGCTCTGTTCACGCCGGGGCTGAGCTACGGCACCGCCGGAGGGAACTTGGATTTCCCAACTTTGGGGGCttaggaaaagggaagaaaatgccagaactgaagcagaaatgctgcaggaatGAGGGGGCAGGGGCGGGgggatttctgcttttccttctttctttatttccctcttcatcctccttccCCTGGCATTGAATCATGGACTCGACCAGGTCACAAAAGAGCTTTCCTTGCCAAGCTCAGTGGGGTCCCCCCACATCCGCTGCCCAGTGTAGGGCTCAGCTGCGGCAGGGCAGGGGGTACCCCAGGCATGGGGGTCCCTGGGCACAGGGGGCTCCTGTGGGTGTTGAGGTCACTGGACATGGGGACATCCCATCTCTGCCCATCCCACTACCCCATTCCCCCTGTTCCCACCATGTCCCTTCTCCCCTCCACAGTCCCCCCCGAGGACCCCACCATCGATGGAGCCCCCGAGATCCTGCTGCGCGCTGGGACACCGTACAACCTGACGTGCCGGGCCCGCAGCGCCAAGCCAGCGGCAACCATCATCTGGTACCGCGATGGGCTCCAGCAGGATGGAGCCATCACCAGCACGGTACAGCACCCACATCCATCCCCTCGGCAccaccccatgtccccagcaTGGTGCTGGGAGCCAATGGGACCATCCCATGTCCTTGGCAGGAAGTGTTGGCCGATGGCAAGAGGGAGACAACCACCAGCCAACTGGCCATCAACCCAACGGACCTGGACATCGGGAGGGTGTTCTCCTGCCGCAGCACCAACGATGCCATCCCGGCGGGCAAGGAGACCTTCGTCAAGCTCAACGTTCACCGTGAGTCTATGTCGGGGGGGCCGGGATGATTCCTGGTGGTGGCGGTGGCGGCATTGGCGGGGctggagatgagctcttggggTATGTGGACATCCCCGGgtgccccggccccgcgggtGAAGCTGGGTCCCCGCAGAGGGGTTGTGTCCATCTGGACATTCCCACCCAGTTGGTGGCCGGGCTGGGACTTGGTGGAGAACACCGACCTCCAGTGGCTGCTGCGGGAAGGTTCTGCTGGGCGCCCACCACCAGCACCCGTgatgggcagggatgctgtgtGCTCAAtccaggcagggatgctgggtGCTCAAtccaggcagggatgctgggtGCCCACATCAGGTGCGGATGCAGGGCACCCACAGTGAGCACCCATgatgggcagggatgctggaTGCCCATTGGGCATCAGAGCTTTTGGGATGTCCTGCTCAGTGTGGGGAGGAGGCGATGCCACCAGCACTGGGCAGGGGGACTGTCCCTTTGTGCCTTGGCCCTGGGCCATGCTGAGCCTGTGCCTCTCCATCCACCCTCCCCACAGACCCCCCGACCGTCACCCTGTCCATCCAGCCCCAGACGGTGCAGGAGGGCGAGAGGGTCGTCTTCACCTGCATGGCCACCGCCAACCCCGAGATCAGAGGCTACAGGTGAGGCTCCAGCAGGTCCCCCCCCAACTCCTGCTTGGCTGCAGCATCCTATGGGAATGGCAGGGGCAAAGGGGCCCCCCTGAAACACGCCCACCTTGGGTGTCTGCCCCCATCTAGGTGGGCCAAAGGGGGGGTGATCATCGAGGACGCCAAGGAGAACAAGTACGACACGCAGGTGGACTACACCTTCTTCACGGAGCCCGTCTCCTGCGAGGTGCACAACGACATCGGCAGCACCAACGTCAGCACGCTGGTGGACGTGCACTGTgagtggggcagccccacatcCCTGGCACCCCCCTGGCTCCTGTCACCCCCTCACACCCTCTCCCCACCTCTCCAGTTGCGCCTCGGATCGTGGTGGACCCCAAACCCACCATCACGGACATCGGCTCCGACGTGACGCTGACGTGCGTGTGGTCCGGCAACCCGCCGCTCACCCTCACCTGGACCAAAAAGGAGTCCAACATGGTAGGGGCTGGTGGGTGAGATGGGATGGAGGGGTCGGGGGGTGCCCCGGGCCCCCTCCTGGATGTCCCCATGGTGTTTGCACCCAGGTCCTGAGCAACAGCAACCAGTTGTACCTCAAGTCGGTCACTCAAGCTGACGCGGGGCAGTACATCTGCAAAGCCATCGTGCCCCGCATCGGCGTCGGCGAGCGCGAGGTCACCCTCTATGTCAACGGTGAGTGTGtccccaccaccagcccctGACCCgtggtgggtgctgagcagtgctggggttCAGGTGAAGCCCCCCACTTTGTGTCCCACAGGACCCCCCATCATCTCGAGTGAGGCCGTGCAGTACGCGGTGCGCGGGGACCGCGGCAAGGTGGAGTGCTTCATCGGCAGCACGCCGCCACCAGACCGCATCGTGAGTGCCGTGCTGGGGAcatgtgggtgctgggggtgacCCCGAGCTGCGGGTGCTGATGCAAACCCCTGTTCCCACCCCGTTGTGGCCAGGCATGGGCCTGGAAGGAGAACATTCTGGAGGCAGGGACGCTGGAGCGGTACACGGTGGAGAGGACCAACACGGGCAGCGGGGTCCTCTCCACCCTCACCATCAACAACGTCATGGATGCCGACTTCCAGACCCGCTACAACTGCACGGCCTGGAACAGCTTCGGGCCGGGAACAGCCATCATCCAACTGGAGGAGAAAGGTAGCACTGGGATGGCACCGCGGCACGCCAGAATGCCGGGGAGCCTGGCTCGGTCTTGGGTGTTGAAGGCAATGGAGCCGTTGTGCCATGGCCACCTCCTGGCAGTGCCCTGTCCCCTTGTCCCCAGCTAATGTCTCCCCATGTCCTGTAGAGGTTTTGCCTGTGGGCATCATCGCCGGGGCCACCATCGGGGCCAGCATCCTCGTCATCAGCTTCCTCGTGGCGCTCGCCTGCTTCCTCTACCGGCGCCGGAAAGGAAGTGAGTGGTGGGCACGGCGGGGTCTGCACTCATTGCAGGGGATGCCACCCATGGGGACAGGGTGGGAGGACACTGCCGGTGGCCGTGTCCGTCCATCCCCGGTCCCACACGTCCCCAGGCCGCAAGGACGTCACCCTGCGCAAGCTGGACATCAAGGTGGAGACGGTGAACAGGGAGCCCCTGACGCTGCACACAGACCGTGAGGAGGACACGGCCAGTGTGTCCACGGCCACCCGCGTCATGAAGGCCATCTACTCGGTGAGGGACACCCcgcagcctcctccctgccctgggatAGATGGGACCATGGATGATAGAGAGGgcctcttcatcagggactggagcgataggacaaggggtgatgggttcaaactgaaatggggaattcaggttggagataaggaagaagttcttccctgtgagggtggtggggaagTGGAATGGGTTGAagtgagaagctgtggctgccccatccctggcagtgttggacagggcttggagcaacctgctctagtggaaggtgtcccgggttggaactggaggagctttaagctcccttgAACCCAAACTATTCTCTGGAGGAACAAGCTCATCCCTTTCCTGCTCTCCAACAGTCATTCAAGGACGACGTGGACTTGAAGCAGGACCTTCGCTGTGACACCATCGACACCCGCGAGGAGTACGAGCTCAAGGTCTGGCGCCGGGGCAGGGCCTGGGTGGCTGAGGGATGCTCAGCGGAGCCCTCCCCTtcatcacccccatcacccctttcttccccccatccccGGCAGGACCCCACCAACGGCTACTACAACGTGCGGGCGCACGAGGACCGCCCGTCCTCCCGCACCGTGCTCTACGCCGACTACCGGGCGCCGGGCACGGGCCGCTACGACACGCGCCCGCCCTCGCGCCTGTCGCACTCCAGCGGCTACGCACAGCTCAGCACCTAcagccgcggccccgccgccgaCTACACCCCGGAGCCGGCCCcggcgcccggccccgcgcccggcACGGCCGCCGGCGACACCGCGAGCCAGCTCTCCTATGAGAACTACGGCGGCCACGCGGCGTTCCCCACTGGCACCGGGTACCCCACGTACCGCCTGGGCTATGGGCAGCCCCCCAACCTGGAGCGGGCACCCTACGATGCCTACGACCCCATGGGCAAGTACGCCAGCGCCACGCGCTTCTCCTACACCTCCCAGCACTCGGACTACGGGCAGCGCTTCCAGCAGCGGATGCAGACGCACGTCTGAGGGCGCGCAGGGGCTGGGAGGCGGCGCCGGAGCAGGGGCCATGGGCAAAAGGGGGGTCCACAGGTACCTCACGACTGTCCCCTGATATTCAGGGGCTCATCCTGACCCTCCTGCGGCTTCTCCTCCGGTGGCTGGACTCCACGTGTCACCCTGCCCCCGGGGACGTGCCCCGTGTCTCTTCGAGCTTCCACTCATCCGGTTCTTTCTGTTTGGTACCTTCCCAATGGAGGGAGAGGGTTGGGGGGCATCAACCCAACCAA contains:
- the KIRREL1 gene encoding kin of IRRE-like protein 1, which translates into the protein MRSLLILLCLLSAAGTRGQAVQTRFVEEPEDQTVVAGQRIVLSCVVLNYSGIVQWTKDGLALGMGQGLKAWPRYRIVGTADSGQYNLEISDAELSDDAVYECQATEAALRSRRAKLTVLIPPEDPTIDGAPEILLRAGTPYNLTCRARSAKPAATIIWYRDGLQQDGAITSTEVLADGKRETTTSQLAINPTDLDIGRVFSCRSTNDAIPAGKETFVKLNVHHPPTVTLSIQPQTVQEGERVVFTCMATANPEIRGYRWAKGGVIIEDAKENKYDTQVDYTFFTEPVSCEVHNDIGSTNVSTLVDVHFAPRIVVDPKPTITDIGSDVTLTCVWSGNPPLTLTWTKKESNMVLSNSNQLYLKSVTQADAGQYICKAIVPRIGVGEREVTLYVNGPPIISSEAVQYAVRGDRGKVECFIGSTPPPDRIAWAWKENILEAGTLERYTVERTNTGSGVLSTLTINNVMDADFQTRYNCTAWNSFGPGTAIIQLEEKEVLPVGIIAGATIGASILVISFLVALACFLYRRRKGSRKDVTLRKLDIKVETVNREPLTLHTDREEDTASVSTATRVMKAIYSSFKDDVDLKQDLRCDTIDTREEYELKDPTNGYYNVRAHEDRPSSRTVLYADYRAPGTGRYDTRPPSRLSHSSGYAQLSTYSRGPAADYTPEPAPAPGPAPGTAAGDTASQLSYENYGGHAAFPTGTGYPTYRLGYGQPPNLERAPYDAYDPMGKYASATRFSYTSQHSDYGQRFQQRMQTHV